Proteins co-encoded in one Siniperca chuatsi isolate FFG_IHB_CAS linkage group LG11, ASM2008510v1, whole genome shotgun sequence genomic window:
- the prorsd1 gene encoding prolyl-tRNA synthetase associated domain-containing protein 1: MSEDLRAELEKYLETLNIQTTCVEHPPVFTVEEMMPHLQEVSGAVTKNLFLKDKKKKGLWLVSARHDRQVNLNDLAKKLAVGSGNLRFADEAAMLEKLKVGQGCATALALLFDKDQSVKFVLDRDLVEGGHEMVYFHPMTNAATMGLRPDDLLRFLKETGHEPVLQSFE; the protein is encoded by the exons ATGTCAGAAGATCTGCGGGCAGAGCTGGAGAAATATCTGGAGACCTTAAACATCCAGACGACCTGCGTGGAGCACCCGCCG GTGTTCACAGTGGAGGAGATGATGCCTCACCTGCAGGAAGTGAGCGGAGCCGTCACTAAGAACCTGTTCCTgaaggacaagaagaagaaaggccTGTGGCTGGTGTCGGCTCGCCACGACCGCCAG GTCAACCTCAACGACCTCGCCAAGAAGCTCGCCGTCGGCAGCGGCAACCTGCGCTTCGCAGACGAGGCGGCCATGTTGGAGAAACTCAAG GTGGGTCAGGGCTGCGCGACCGCTCTGGCTCTGCTCTTCGATAAGGACCAGAGTGTGAAGTTCGTCCTGGACCGGGACCTGGTGGAGGGAGGCCACGAGATGGTCTACTTCCACCCCATGACCAACGCCGCCACCATGGGGCTCCGACCAGACGACCTGCTGCGCTTCCTCAAGGAGACGGGACACGAACCCGTCCTGCAGAGCTTCGAGTAG